The following proteins come from a genomic window of Lachnoclostridium phytofermentans ISDg:
- a CDS encoding ribonucleoside-diphosphate reductase subunit alpha has product MDIMIKKRNQTYEPLCVEKTKRMIAFACEGLEGCDPIELELDARIQFVDGMSTKEIQKMLVQTAIEKVIHTKKDEFGNIMRETHTNWQYVAARLFVFDLYKEAAIERHYKHFGYGDFLNLVNSLVEEELYGSYLTDAYTQLEIKELGAYIKPERDYLFNYEGVKLLSDRYLVKGLKKEVFELPQERFMVIAMHLAIPEEKAKRMEYAKKFYDLLSSLQMTVATPTLANAGTPFYQLSSCFISVVGDNLWSIYDVNQKFSSVSKHGGALGIYVGKIRALNSEIRGNKNASGGVIPWVRLYNDTAIAVDQLGRRKGGATITLDIWHADLYDFLDLKTNNGDDRRKAHDIFTALSVPNLFMERLERREEWSLFDPYLVNKVMGFSLEDSYDEVAENEFTKRYLACEECKELPRITVPALEVMKRIMKSAVETGAPFIFFRDTVNQANPNKHAGMIYSSNLCQEITQNMSESELREELIQDESGAKVIITKIKPGDMVTCNLNSISLGRIEKKDLAVNIPLQIRMLDNVITLNQTPVAEARITSDKYRAIGLGTSGYHHYLVNHGIGWETQKHLEEADDLFEEIAYQAIKASMELAKEKGKYEAFHGSEWETGEYFKRRDYTSDRWLALSKEVAEHGMRNGYITAVAPTGSTSNIANTSAGIDPIFKRYFIEEKKGSFIPKTAPDLNTSNFWLYKEAHTIDQQFSIRACGIRQRHIDQSQSFNLYITPEYKAIDILNLYMEAWRKGLKTIYYVRNQSLEMDECTSCSS; this is encoded by the coding sequence ATGGATATTATGATTAAAAAGCGTAATCAAACCTATGAGCCGTTATGTGTGGAAAAGACGAAGAGAATGATTGCATTTGCTTGTGAGGGTTTGGAAGGGTGTGACCCAATTGAGCTGGAACTGGATGCGAGGATCCAGTTTGTGGACGGAATGAGTACGAAAGAAATTCAAAAGATGTTAGTTCAAACAGCGATTGAAAAAGTAATTCATACTAAGAAAGATGAATTTGGTAATATCATGCGTGAAACACATACCAATTGGCAGTATGTTGCAGCGAGATTGTTTGTATTTGATTTGTATAAAGAAGCAGCAATAGAACGTCATTATAAGCATTTTGGATATGGGGATTTTTTAAATCTTGTAAATTCGTTGGTGGAGGAAGAACTTTACGGATCATATCTAACCGATGCGTATACTCAATTAGAGATAAAAGAGTTAGGAGCATATATTAAGCCAGAAAGAGATTATTTGTTTAATTATGAAGGTGTAAAACTGTTATCTGATCGTTATCTGGTGAAGGGACTTAAAAAGGAAGTTTTTGAACTTCCTCAAGAGAGATTTATGGTAATTGCGATGCATCTTGCTATTCCGGAAGAAAAGGCAAAGCGTATGGAATACGCGAAGAAGTTTTATGATTTACTTAGTAGTCTTCAGATGACGGTTGCGACCCCTACTCTTGCCAATGCAGGTACTCCTTTTTATCAGCTAAGCAGCTGTTTTATCTCGGTAGTAGGAGATAATCTATGGTCTATTTATGATGTAAATCAGAAGTTTTCTAGTGTGAGTAAGCATGGGGGTGCGCTTGGTATCTATGTAGGCAAAATCCGTGCTTTAAATAGTGAGATACGAGGTAACAAAAATGCTTCCGGAGGAGTAATTCCATGGGTACGACTCTATAATGATACTGCAATTGCAGTGGATCAATTAGGAAGGAGAAAGGGAGGAGCTACCATTACTCTTGATATTTGGCATGCTGACCTATATGATTTTCTTGACCTTAAAACAAACAATGGAGATGATCGAAGAAAGGCTCATGATATATTTACCGCACTTAGTGTACCGAACCTATTCATGGAACGGTTAGAGCGACGAGAAGAATGGTCATTATTTGATCCTTATCTGGTAAATAAGGTAATGGGATTTTCTTTGGAGGATAGCTATGATGAAGTGGCAGAGAACGAGTTTACAAAGCGCTATCTTGCATGTGAAGAATGTAAAGAGTTACCAAGGATTACAGTTCCTGCACTTGAAGTGATGAAACGGATTATGAAGAGTGCCGTTGAGACGGGAGCACCATTTATCTTCTTCCGTGATACGGTAAATCAGGCAAATCCGAATAAACACGCTGGAATGATTTATTCCTCGAACCTATGTCAGGAGATAACACAAAACATGAGCGAAAGTGAGCTACGAGAAGAATTGATTCAAGATGAATCTGGTGCTAAAGTGATTATTACAAAGATTAAGCCAGGGGATATGGTAACCTGTAATCTAAATTCAATTAGTCTTGGTAGGATTGAAAAAAAAGATTTAGCAGTTAATATTCCGTTACAAATTCGTATGCTTGATAATGTCATTACTTTAAATCAGACACCGGTAGCAGAAGCCCGTATTACCAGTGATAAATACCGTGCAATCGGACTTGGGACAAGTGGATACCATCATTACCTTGTAAATCACGGTATTGGCTGGGAGACACAAAAACATCTTGAGGAAGCGGATGACTTATTTGAAGAAATAGCATATCAAGCCATCAAAGCCTCGATGGAACTTGCAAAGGAAAAGGGAAAATATGAAGCTTTTCATGGCTCCGAGTGGGAAACAGGTGAGTATTTTAAGCGCAGAGATTATACCAGTGACCGTTGGTTAGCACTAAGTAAAGAGGTAGCAGAGCATGGTATGAGAAATGGCTACATTACAGCAGTTGCGCCTACGGGAAGTACCTCTAACATTGCAAATACCTCAGCGGGTATTGATCCTATCTTTAAGAGATATTTTATTGAAGAAAAGAAGGGAAGTTTTATACCAAAAACTGCTCCAGATTTAAATACATCGAATTTCTGGCTATACAAAGAAGCACATACGATTGATCAGCAATTTAGTATTCGTGCATGTGGAATACGCCAACGCCACATTGATCAGTCTCAGTCGTTTAATCTATATATCACGCCAGAATATAAGGCAATTGATATTTTAAATTTATATATGGAAGCTTGGAGAAAAGGTCTAAAGACGATTTACTATGTTAGAAATCAGTCGCTTGAGATGGATGAATGTACAAGCTGTTCTAGTTAA
- a CDS encoding DUF1801 domain-containing protein: MNEDIRNYISSFDLKTMQRFDELYDLIEQCAPNGSYEKLWAKIPSFYYKEQFIRLIPFKDHINIEAIAVLSFKDQLLGYNITPKGMLQIYHSEPIPYEVLKKIFTESFNS, from the coding sequence ATGAACGAGGACATCCGTAATTACATAAGCAGTTTCGATTTAAAAACTATGCAACGATTTGATGAACTTTATGATTTAATTGAGCAATGTGCACCGAACGGCTCCTATGAAAAATTATGGGCTAAGATTCCTTCTTTTTATTATAAGGAACAATTTATACGACTTATACCGTTCAAAGATCATATTAATATTGAAGCAATAGCAGTTCTATCCTTTAAAGATCAATTACTAGGTTATAATATAACTCCAAAAGGAATGCTTCAAATCTATCATAGTGAACCAATCCCTTATGAAGTTCTGAAAAAAATATTTACAGAAAGTTTTAATTCATAG
- a CDS encoding ribonucleotide-diphosphate reductase subunit beta, translated as MEKKKIFNEYGDRGTDCLIKGNTTNLREWNRIKYDWARLIYRTMLNNFWIPEEISLQEDVKQFPYLTDGERNAFDKIIAFLNFLDSIQSENLPNISRYITAPEVSSLLNVQAFQEEIHAQSYSYILDTVTNPVTRDRIYDIWREDKYLLERNKFIANIYQRFSDEPSDENFVRVVFANYILEGIYFYSGFSFFYTLARQGKMTATSTIFKYINRDEITHLVLFQNIMKELRVEQKEMFTKGLEEELREMMRTGVEHEIAWGQYVTDNQILGINNELIDQYIKYLSNQRLRAVGLEILYPEITKHPMEWIESFSNINSTKTDFFEAKVTNYTKAAVFDFDDLQ; from the coding sequence ATGGAGAAGAAGAAAATTTTTAATGAGTATGGAGATCGTGGTACCGATTGTTTAATTAAGGGAAATACAACGAATCTAAGAGAGTGGAATCGTATCAAATACGACTGGGCTCGTTTGATTTATCGTACAATGCTTAATAACTTTTGGATACCAGAAGAAATTTCACTGCAAGAGGATGTAAAACAATTTCCTTACTTAACAGATGGAGAACGGAATGCCTTCGATAAAATCATCGCATTCCTCAACTTCTTAGATTCGATACAAAGTGAAAATCTACCGAATATATCAAGGTATATTACAGCTCCAGAAGTATCCTCCTTGCTAAATGTCCAAGCATTTCAAGAGGAAATTCATGCACAAAGTTACTCCTATATCTTAGATACCGTGACAAATCCAGTGACGAGAGATCGAATATATGATATATGGAGAGAGGATAAGTATCTTTTGGAACGTAATAAATTTATTGCAAATATTTATCAGAGATTTAGTGATGAACCTAGTGATGAAAATTTTGTACGTGTAGTATTTGCAAATTATATTCTTGAGGGAATTTATTTTTATTCCGGGTTTAGTTTTTTCTATACACTAGCAAGGCAAGGAAAGATGACAGCTACCAGTACAATTTTTAAATATATCAACCGAGATGAAATTACTCATTTGGTACTATTTCAAAATATCATGAAAGAGCTTCGTGTTGAACAGAAAGAGATGTTTACCAAAGGCTTAGAGGAGGAACTTCGTGAGATGATGAGAACTGGTGTTGAGCACGAAATTGCTTGGGGCCAATATGTTACGGATAACCAGATACTTGGCATCAATAATGAACTAATTGATCAATATATTAAGTATTTATCCAATCAAAGATTACGGGCAGTTGGTTTAGAAATACTTTATCCGGAAATTACGAAACATCCAATGGAATGGATAGAGTCATTCTCTAACATCAATAGTACGAAGACTGACTTTTTCGAAGCAAAAGTAACGAATTATACAAAAGCAGCGGTATTTGATTTTGACGATTTGCAGTAG
- a CDS encoding GyrI-like domain-containing protein, whose amino-acid sequence MKYRIEKMDGFRLAGISREITINNRENFKLIPKMWEEFNSDGTCDKIVNINGRKQEAMYGVCYDFHFAEERFRYMIAIKSEDQIAEGYEVLEVPEFTWVKFECNGVTGIQETFKRMNTEWFLTSGYEHEEGPEIEFYPIGDVDAPDYVCEVWVPIRPVKK is encoded by the coding sequence ATGAAATATCGAATTGAAAAGATGGATGGATTTCGTTTGGCTGGAATCTCAAGAGAAATTACAATTAATAATAGAGAAAACTTTAAACTGATACCAAAGATGTGGGAAGAGTTTAACTCGGATGGTACCTGCGATAAGATTGTTAATATAAATGGCAGGAAACAGGAAGCAATGTATGGGGTTTGCTATGACTTTCATTTTGCGGAAGAAAGATTCCGCTATATGATAGCAATAAAATCAGAAGATCAGATAGCAGAGGGCTATGAAGTATTAGAAGTACCTGAGTTTACCTGGGTGAAGTTTGAATGTAACGGAGTTACGGGGATTCAAGAAACGTTTAAGCGTATGAATACAGAATGGTTTTTAACTTCTGGTTATGAGCATGAAGAAGGGCCTGAAATCGAATTTTACCCAATTGGAGATGTAGATGCTCCGGATTATGTCTGTGAAGTATGGGTTCCGATTAGACCAGTGAAGAAATAG
- a CDS encoding MFS transporter yields the protein MDSYKRKILTISFLSIPLSAGIALVPVLSNIAAAFPNQEGWIQLLITVPSLFMMFSSLLTDKLSEKISLKTTTIISIIIILFSGISPYWINNFAYLLCTRAFMGIGLGLLNTAIASLPALYFSDNKARDSAVGIQSAFVCAGGILFNILSGSFAKYNWKFVFLVQLLNIVPLIVAIILMPKTENKKVETDIPNKKNIFVRSAIPVAAISFICIILTCTYPLNVSLFVQKSGLGNSQFVGLLASINSAIGFFIGLVFGKVYSKIKGKTLTLGLILTATALLIVRFSPNQAILLIGSVCFGVGTSFISPTLYSMLYKRVKQEEIVLSVALLGIASNVSQFVSPFLINPIAKAVDSNNIEGTRILVASILIIILILILKLQKKEKQEV from the coding sequence TTGGACAGTTATAAACGTAAAATATTAACAATTTCTTTTCTATCAATCCCTCTATCGGCTGGGATTGCATTAGTACCTGTATTATCAAATATTGCGGCTGCATTTCCAAACCAAGAAGGATGGATACAACTACTCATAACAGTTCCATCTTTATTTATGATGTTTTCGTCGCTCTTAACCGATAAGCTATCAGAAAAAATATCACTGAAAACCACTACCATAATCAGTATTATCATCATTCTTTTTTCTGGAATATCGCCATATTGGATAAACAATTTTGCCTATCTATTATGCACACGTGCTTTTATGGGTATCGGGTTAGGACTGTTGAATACTGCCATTGCAAGTTTGCCAGCACTTTACTTTTCTGATAATAAAGCAAGAGATAGCGCAGTAGGTATTCAATCAGCTTTCGTGTGTGCTGGGGGAATATTATTTAATATTTTAAGTGGTAGCTTTGCAAAATATAATTGGAAATTTGTATTTCTTGTTCAGCTTTTAAATATCGTTCCTTTGATAGTAGCAATCATCTTAATGCCAAAGACAGAGAATAAAAAGGTTGAAACAGATATTCCTAACAAGAAAAATATTTTCGTTAGGAGTGCTATACCAGTAGCCGCTATTAGCTTTATTTGTATAATCTTAACATGTACTTATCCGCTAAACGTCTCCTTATTCGTCCAGAAAAGTGGTCTTGGCAACTCACAATTTGTAGGCCTATTAGCAAGTATTAATTCTGCGATTGGATTTTTTATCGGTTTAGTTTTCGGTAAAGTGTATTCTAAAATCAAAGGTAAAACTCTTACACTAGGGTTGATACTAACAGCTACAGCCTTGTTGATTGTCAGATTTTCACCTAATCAAGCTATTTTGCTAATAGGTAGTGTTTGCTTTGGAGTTGGCACCAGCTTTATATCTCCAACACTGTATTCAATGCTTTATAAGAGAGTGAAGCAAGAAGAAATCGTATTATCTGTAGCATTGTTAGGAATAGCCAGCAACGTATCACAATTTGTTTCGCCTTTTTTAATTAATCCTATTGCTAAAGCAGTAGATAGCAATAATATTGAGGGGACTAGAATTTTAGTCGCTAGCATTCTTATTATAATTTTGATACTTATACTGAAACTACAGAAAAAAGAAAAACAGGAAGTATGA
- a CDS encoding glycoside hydrolase family 28 protein: MVRKVYNILDYGAVADGVTNNAATIQKAIDEATIHGGQVVVPAGNYLSGTIILKSNIDFHLEMGAVLISSLKEEDILDFAKLFEDDNQTTGWDGGCFIFACHEENITISGQGTIYGQGDKVFFDDNADNGAHECPLNVSAFRPRTTFLEDVTNLTVKDITIRDAAFWTLHMAGCRHVLVKDIKILNDIRGANNDGIDPDCCQDVMISGCLVKTGDDAIVVKATKPMSQKYGACENIVINNCILYSRDSGLKIGTETHGDIRNVMLSDCVIKECSRGVGIWVRDGATIEDIHVHHVTGSVLKYADGERSEGPTMWWGNGEPIFINATYRNENRNYPGKIRNITFDHIYMKAESSVFLAGEEDARIENITISNLEVTMCSQGTQNSGFFDEQPSLRHVYPHSIPAVYARSVDGLRVSGRVRYEGPYHISKNKLYESEDCTMEEVNLKER; this comes from the coding sequence ATGGTTAGAAAAGTCTATAATATATTAGATTATGGAGCTGTAGCAGACGGTGTAACTAACAATGCGGCTACAATTCAAAAGGCTATTGATGAAGCAACAATCCATGGAGGACAAGTAGTTGTTCCTGCGGGTAATTACTTAAGTGGAACAATTATCTTAAAAAGTAATATAGATTTTCATTTGGAGATGGGAGCTGTATTAATTAGTAGTCTGAAGGAAGAAGATATCCTAGATTTTGCAAAGCTATTTGAAGATGATAATCAAACGACTGGATGGGATGGAGGATGTTTTATATTCGCTTGTCATGAAGAAAATATTACAATATCGGGACAAGGAACTATCTACGGACAGGGAGATAAGGTATTCTTTGATGACAATGCAGATAATGGTGCACATGAATGCCCATTAAATGTATCGGCCTTTCGTCCAAGAACAACGTTTTTAGAAGACGTTACAAATCTAACGGTAAAGGATATTACAATCAGAGATGCAGCTTTCTGGACCTTACATATGGCTGGTTGCCGCCACGTTCTTGTAAAAGATATTAAGATATTAAATGATATTCGTGGTGCTAATAATGATGGCATTGATCCAGATTGCTGTCAGGATGTTATGATTAGCGGATGCTTAGTAAAGACAGGGGATGATGCAATCGTAGTTAAAGCGACGAAACCGATGTCTCAAAAGTATGGAGCTTGTGAAAATATAGTGATTAATAACTGTATTCTATATTCACGTGATTCGGGATTAAAGATTGGAACAGAGACTCATGGAGATATCCGAAATGTTATGCTTAGTGACTGTGTAATTAAGGAGTGCTCTAGAGGTGTTGGTATCTGGGTAAGAGATGGGGCTACAATAGAAGACATACACGTGCATCATGTTACTGGAAGCGTCTTAAAGTATGCAGATGGAGAACGCTCAGAAGGCCCTACCATGTGGTGGGGGAATGGAGAGCCTATCTTTATTAATGCAACTTACCGAAATGAAAATCGTAACTATCCAGGAAAGATAAGAAATATAACCTTTGACCATATATATATGAAGGCAGAATCCAGTGTATTCTTAGCAGGAGAAGAGGATGCAAGGATTGAAAATATTACGATCTCTAATCTTGAGGTTACAATGTGCAGTCAAGGAACTCAAAATTCTGGCTTTTTTGATGAACAACCATCCCTCCGTCATGTATATCCTCATAGTATTCCAGCTGTTTACGCTAGGAGTGTTGATGGGCTTCGTGTTAGTGGCAGAGTTCGTTATGAAGGGCCATATCACATCTCTAAGAATAAATTATATGAGTCTGAGGATTGTACCATGGAAGAAGTTAATCTTAAAGAGAGATAA